The Hoplias malabaricus isolate fHopMal1 unplaced genomic scaffold, fHopMal1.hap1 scaffold_281, whole genome shotgun sequence DNA segment ggtgggtcattctcagcgctgcagtgacactgacgtggtggtggtgtgttagtgtgtgttgtgctggtgcgagtggatcagacacagcagtgctgctgaaggtTTTTGAACcactctgtgtcactgctggactgacaaactgcagcaacaaatgagctaccgtctctgactttacatctatagaactacaaagtgctcctgcatggtcagtgaagctaataaaatggacaacgaATGTAGATACAATGTATGTGTTCCTTATGCAGTAATCATTCAGTGTATAAGTTGATGACTACAGTaatatgtgaaaaataattttacaaaataaagccATCAAGTCCATGCTAAGAAGGTTAATGAAGAATTTCAGCTAAAACTTTAAACCAGAATTACCCttaatctaaataaataaataacattgatATTGTATGAGTCACCTGTACATGTTGTAAATCTTCTGCATTAACAGGACCcactgatgatggtgatggaggGTCATTTTCTGTAGATACCACATCTTGGACTTCATTCCTCTCATCATTctgtaaaacaaaattaattaaacatgtgAATATGATATACAAACTACTGGaccaaccaaccaaaaacagcGACAGACATTCCTTCATTGTTATTACCTTTGTTATATCCTTGTGGTTATACTCAAAATCCCACTCTATTGTTGATGCAAGCTCATCAACCGTTTCATAATATGGGTGTCCAACTTCTATTTCTGAATCTTCTGGTATCAAAATCAATTGTTGCATTTCATTGTGTGCTTGATTGTTGAATTCAGGCACCTCATATTCTCTAGGAGTGTCCTGGAGTTCATGTGAGGACTGCACTATGCCAGTTTCATTCAGACATTCTTCTGCATGAGACGAAATGTGTATTATATTCTCATCTTGAAAGTCCTGGGTGGAGTGCATGACTGCATAGCTTCTACCTTCATTTGGTGTTGAATGTAGGTAATTTAAAGGCCCTGGGACTTCATCAGCTAAGGTCTCAGAGGGTGCAGCACTGCTATGCTGGTTCTGGCTGACATCAAACATCTTTTGTCTTTTGTGTCTTTGTAGTCCCTGTTCTTtcaaaatctgtaaaatattaattgaaTGTTAATTCtcaatatattcaataaaataaattcatttcATAACGTGCTGCTGACATGTATTTGCACCATTTACTTTAACTTAAAAACTTAagacagattttttaaaataaaaaataacaaccaAAATCCATATGAATATTTGTCATACCACCTGATTAAATTATTCCTGAAACAGGTTTTATCAATCCATTTGTTTTGTTGACAATTTATAAAGACACATATTTTCTGGCCATTGTCAATGCATTTCTCCCAGTTTCCTAGTAATTGTTGAGGCAGCAATTCAAAAgcacagaaacaataaaacttcAAATACCTCTTCAGTGAGAGATCTGTGAGGTAAACTCTTTGAAGAAGGCCATTCTGTGTTGTCATCACTGTCTGAAGATGTTTCATGGATCATGACTGAAGAAACTTTTTCTTTTGTGCAGATGTAAAGTCTCAGCATTTTCAGTTTACATTCTTCATAGAGCTGGAAGAGTGTGCTTTCCATAGAGACttgatttcttttaaaatcacaaattgtaaatgtaaagtcctCTTCTGCTCCTTTAGGTGAGTGGccattttggaaaaaaagattttttcccATTTCCATAATCTGAGCAACTGTTGTATATTTATCAAGCAACATATGCCTTGTTCCACCTCCATTCCTTGTCCTCACTTGATGATAGTCATTTTTGGAAAAGTGAAGCCACCCAATTTCGAGTCTTCTTGAgcttttttgtgcattcttatTGTTATGTCTTGACATCCCGTTTTCCAGTGTGGTTGCTATATCTGGCTCGTGTTGTTTTGACCCAGTTCTTCTTGCAAAGATTTTCTGTTTCAGTCTTTCTAAAAGAGTTCCTTTGTCAGCACAAATATCTTTCTGTTTGCAAAAGGAAATAACAGCCAGCCGATCACCGTATGACCTAATATACTTTGCCCTTTCTTCATCTGTCATAATGAGGAGGACAGACCTGTCAATctacaaatacaaaatacaaacattacAGATTTGCTTTATATCAGTAGAAATGCAAGTAACACACCTGAATAGACAATCTGGATTACAGATATACAACAGAGAACATTTATATTCtacaaaacaaagacatatATTTACTACAGTCAAACATTTACAGATATTCTGAATATCTCTGAAATTCCACTTTGACTGTAAAACTCAAATATCAGACCCCAGGGTTTGGTTTAATGCCAAAATCTTCATATCAgctataaaataatttaaatgaataatcaaTACATAGTGTTGTAAACTTGCTTCTGTCTGTGATTTAACACATGTGGGCTTATGCTGGCACCATACCTTGTGGAGTGCAATTATatttgattggacagtgacgatatacgTCTGGTTTCATTTGATGAAATCCAAGACAGAATTTCTTAGGAATGTGATGACTGTACCTTGTCCCTTTTCATTTTATCCAGGTCCTCCTCTGACACTCCTCTTGACCTCAGGAAACTTTCAAGGTCCTCCTCCATTTCTAGGTCATAAGATTAAAATCAGAATTATCAGCTTCAGGTTTATTCCATTCCAGTGATTGTTTCTAAGCTCTCGATCAAAGCCTATACAATTCAGACATTTAGCTACATACAAAAGCAaatcaaaatgtaaatgattgAATCACCTACATGCCCCTGTGCTGATTAATAGACTAGAACATCTATGTTATAGCCCAAGTACAAGATTACATTTACAGATTCGTTGCTAGAACCTACAATTAGACAATACAAGTACAGCTGTGAAATACAGTGTTATCAGTATAATCTGGCAGCATTATATATAGTGCAGCAGCTTAAATGATACTGAAAAGCTAGCAGCTAACCAGTGTAGTACGGAATGTGGACAGAGTCATAATAAGTAACAGAGTTGGATGGATTTGTTAATTGCTATGAAatgaggatgagagaatttaaagtgcaagcgcatggacaaaggttatgtgaacagtacagagatacagacaatAAACAATGTTTCTAAACAGTGGGAGTGAATGGAGAGTGAACACCTAAATAAATGTttagctattggtagtgtattggagtaatgtgtgtatgtgtgtaaaagtctttTCTGGCAGACAATTGTATCCCGTTTTTACAACTCCCAAATTGTATTCCGTTTTTACAACtcccaaagaaaaacagaattccCAGATAAAACGAAACGCATGGTGTAGGGACCGGCTCGCTAGCTCCACAACCGTGTCTGGAGCCGGCGCGATGAGCCACGTCTCTGTAACAATCAGTCCGCAACGTGTCCTGAGATCTCTGTGTTGAGCCACTgccttacaccctccatcttgttaCTGAATCACCGTATTTTTGTGAGACTTTGCTTGGTAAAGGCTTTTTATTAAGATTCTTAGCTTGAACCCTGCCCCAGTGCGCCGTccacattttttctttctttcacgaAGCCGCCTATGTCTCATACACCTGTTACTATGGTGATACTTGGAGCTTCGGCGTTCTGACTAGCACTTTCAGGATGAACGTATATAAACTTGTTGTTCACAACTTCCTCTGATGTTAGGCAGTTCCTTACAGATGTATGAACGAGTCGCACTGGCAATTTATTTAGCTTAACTAACTGTGTttgtagagataaataaatacatatataatatctgtttCAATTGGCTGGATTTAcctggaaactgcagtgtcctgatgtgttgaATGAGCcccaaagacaattgtgtataatttgcgagggaacgcaaaacgatttgcgagggaacgcaattatgtttgcgagggaacgcaaaacgatttgcgagggaacgcaattatgtttgcgagggaacgcaaaacgatttgcgagggaacgcaattgagtttgcgagggaacgcaaaacgatttgcgagggaacgcaattatgtttgcgagggaacgcaaacaTTTGCGAGGtaacgcaaaatcaatagtgttttttttatttttaccccagtccctttaggggctccgtagaatACAACTAGAGAAGTTACTAAAAGACAACTGATTTATAAAAGACGTGATTTAGGAGGCTTAGGTGCTATTGATTTctctattaaaacaaaaatttccttttgcaaaattattcaaaatggATTTCAACGACAAGTAGAGTGGATAGGAGATTTGACAAATTGGAAATCTAAAGAAGGTAAAGCTAGAGGGTCTATTCCATATTATAAATTAatcttttcagattttatacataaatacaatgatttgaacattgattggataaatgcttcaaataaaagcatatatAAAATAGTGAGTGATAaaatttatggacagaattttgaATTTAGAGAACtaaataaagaggaaaataaaatatgtctaaaaaatatgcttaacaaaaatatatctgaGACTATTAGAGATACAACCAGGTTAATAGCAGTAAGGAGGTTACCAGTCAGACTTTTAGTAAAATGgagttgttttattaaaacta contains these protein-coding regions:
- the LOC136685925 gene encoding uncharacterized protein codes for the protein MEEDLESFLRSRGVSEEDLDKMKRDKIDRSVLLIMTDEERAKYIRSYGDRLAVISFCKQKDICADKGTLLERLKQKIFARRTGSKQHEPDIATTLENGMSRHNNKNAQKSSRRLEIGWLHFSKNDYHQVRTRNGGGTRHMLLDKYTTVAQIMEMGKNLFFQNGHSPKGAEEDFTFTICDFKRNQVSMESTLFQLYEECKLKMLRLYICTKEKVSSVMIHETSSDSDDNTEWPSSKSLPHRSLTEEILKEQGLQRHKRQKMFDVSQNQHSSAAPSETLADEVPGPLNYLHSTPNEGRSYAVMHSTQDFQDENIIHISSHAEECLNETGIVQSSHELQDTPREYEVPEFNNQAHNEMQQLILIPEDSEIEVGHPYYETVDELASTIEWDFEYNHKDITKNDERNEVQDVVSTENDPPSPSSVGPVNAEDLQHVQQNIEISCTQEESFAPAESVVEKRYAVIRRVNVVDDLLDIFMDSKIMKVGLKMEFKNERALDDNGVSREVYTAFWTEFLEQCEGEEERVPRLRPDFSEAQWQALGRIWAKGYIDHGIIPVRLSKAFILACIFGIDAVDEDVLMSSFFNYLSASELSVVEKALKGRIGDDDKEDLLDLFSRMGSHSLPCKENTRIAIETMAHKAILQEPKFIMDCFSHSLTSAQLNLADKESVMHLYACKRPTSKKVCEMLQTSSVFLSQKEQTTFSYLQRYIRNVDQRKLEMFLRFCTGSSVICTEKIDVSFNAVSGLSRRPVAHTCGAVLEVPSTYSSYPEFRTEFDNILSGDFFSMDIL